In Xyrauchen texanus isolate HMW12.3.18 chromosome 32, RBS_HiC_50CHRs, whole genome shotgun sequence, the following proteins share a genomic window:
- the LOC127625851 gene encoding MOB kinase activator 3C-like translates to MALCLGQVFSKDKTFRPRKRFEPGTQRFELYKRAQASLKSGLDLRKVVQLPDGENINDWIAVHVVDFFNRINLIYGTVSEFCTQKSCPIMSGGPRYEYRWQDGDQFKKPTKLPALIYMNLLMNWIESLINNEDIFPTRVGVPFPKNFQQVCKKILSRLFRVFVHVYIHHFDTVCSIGAEAHINTCYKHYYYFISEFCLIDHSELEPLKEMTERICH, encoded by the exons ATGGCTCTGTGCTTGGGGCAGGTTTTCAGCAAAGACAAGACATTCCGACCTCGAAAGCGATTTGAACCTGGTACACAACGCTTCGAGCTGTACAAAAGAGCCCAAGCCTCTTTAAAATCGGGCCTGGACCTTAGGAAAGTTGTGCAGCTGCCTGATGGAGAGAACATTAACGATTGGATAGCAGTGCATGTGGTGGATTTCTTCAATCGTATCAATCTCATCTATGGGACTGTAAGCGAGTTCTGTACTCAGAAGAGCTGCCCCATCATGTCTGGTGGGCCACGTTATGAATACAGATGGCAAGATGGGGATCAGTTCAAGAAGCCCACCAAGCTGCCTGCTCTTATATACATGAACCTTCTGATGAACTGGATTGAGTCACTCATCAACAATGAGGATATCTTTCCAACACGAGTAG GAGTCCCTTTTCCTAAGAACTTTCAGCAGGTGTGCAAGAAGATTCTGAGCCGATTGTTTCGGGTGTTTGTCCATGTGTACATCCATCACTTTGACACTGTCTGTAGTATAGGGGCTGAAGCTCACATCAACACCTGCTACAAACACTACTATTACTTCATTTCTGAGTTCTGCCTCATCGACCACTCAGAGCTGGAGCCTCTG AAGGAAATGACAGAGAGGATCTGTCACTGA